The Monodelphis domestica isolate mMonDom1 chromosome 7, mMonDom1.pri, whole genome shotgun sequence genome window below encodes:
- the GPR146 gene encoding probable G-protein coupled receptor 146, with product MLSCDTFNVTKNSEDQLLCHDFHLILSIFSLLYLIICFPIGLCYNALLVLVNLYNKATMTMPDVYFVNIAIAGLIINAVAPIYLLGPTTTKWAIWSFNSEVYITLLILFNVSSLVIMYSTTLLSLDYYIERALPRTYMSSVYNTKHVCGFIWGGAMLTSFSSLLFYICSHVSTKLIECSKMQNKEAADAIMVFIGYVVPAIAVLYALVLILRIRKEATPLDHDTGRLDPSVHRLLIATVCTQFVLWTPYYLTLLVNTFLVSQGKLTDEHHMRILHFIKDLSKFLAFSSSFVMPLLYRYINKNFPGKLRRLIKKMHCGHQRCSHDRATVQQVMT from the coding sequence ATGTTGAGCTGTGACACTTTCAATGTTACCAAGAACAGTGAGGACCAACTCCTCTGCCATGACTTCCACCTCATCCTCTCCATCTTCTCCCTCCTCTACCTCATTATCTGCTTTCCGATTGGCCTTTGCTACAATGCTCTGCTGGTCCTGGTCAATCTGTACAACAAGGCCACTATGACTATGCCTGATGTTTACTTTGTGAACATTGCCATCGCAGGCCTCATAATCAATGCTGTGGCACCAATATACCTTCTTGGACCAACCACCACCAAGTGGGCCATCTGGAGCTTTAACAGTGAAGTTTATATCACACTGCTGATTTTGTTTAATGTTTCCTCCCTGGTTATCATGTATTCAACCACCTTGCTCAGCCTCGATTACTACATTGAGCGAGCTCTGCCCCGAACTTACATGTCTAGCGTGTATAACACTAAGCATGTCTGTGGGTTCATTTGGGGAGGGGCGATGCTTACAAGCTTTTCCTCTCTGCTGTTCTACATCTGTAGCCATGTATCCACCAAGCTCATAGAGTGCTCCAAGATGCAAAACAAGGAGGCGGCCGATGCCATCATGGTGTTTATTGGATATGTTGTCCCTGCCATTGCAGTGCTTTACGCCCTTGTGCTGATTTTACGGATACGGAAGGAGGCCACCCCCCTCGACCACGATACTGGACGCCTGGACCCTTCTGTGCACAGGCTTCTGATTGCCACAGTGTGTACACAGTTTGTGCTGTGGACACCTTACTACCTAACTCTCCTGGTGAACACTTTCCTTGTCTCACAGGGAAAACTCACAGATGAGCACCACATGCGGATATTGCATTTCATCAAAGATCTGTCGAAATTCTTAGCCTTCTCTAGCAGCTTTGTGATGCCGCTCCTTTACCGCTACATCAACAAAAATTTTCCTGGCAAGTTACGGCGGCTGATTAAAAAAATGCACTGTGGGCATCAGAGATGCTCTCATGACCGAGCAACAGTACAGCAGGTGATGACGTAG